A section of the Prevotella melaninogenica genome encodes:
- a CDS encoding SusD/RagB family nutrient-binding outer membrane lipoprotein, with amino-acid sequence MKSKHIIVLMTMALPALGLQSCLDYDNPGDEFNATTKNVEKVTARGAVDSIPYRTATDAAAAGDAMTAMQDLLDAGVGGQFSMRGGKRGEHPGAHAYQYQYSLGVDNYAEYTVVPHTFFQYSKIRLASSYAIDQKCYGGAWGSFTEMKTAMVPILNHSKVNAIPEMKAAYLTLFNQQAVEVADVYGPMPYRELKTNLQVGPYTYNKVEDVYNDVLANLDTAIACFHYFDQKPAAYKQKLVNEFKTRFLVMNEGGVADGTMKNWARYANSLKLRLAMHLVKSDPARAQKLAEEAVADGVIESVSQEVSIRPGVLGFSNPLCGVEDWGDARMSATMEIVLKTFDHPWLKYLFEKNSNQIKNNKTGEITNTGTRICGIRTGTHPGEGQGYDENQYIAFSKLSAQYFSNAPLQIMKYAEVCFLRAEGALRGWNMGGSAQHFYELGIRNANCEDPEMKSMDGESPTGASGVNWYDAWVDTYMAQENPVAYVYKDPTGDTPDAASPITIGVKWNDSDSQETKLEKIITQKYIAIYPNGFEAWNDLRRTGYPRKLDVLNIDEADGSLFPGDIMHRLPFPGTQDIATKQDVDNTGIPALGGPDKMATRLFWDKTTSNF; translated from the coding sequence ATGAAAAGTAAGCATATAATCGTGCTCATGACGATGGCATTGCCGGCACTGGGACTTCAGTCCTGTCTCGACTATGACAACCCAGGTGATGAGTTCAACGCAACAACTAAGAATGTTGAGAAGGTGACCGCTCGTGGTGCTGTTGATAGCATTCCTTATCGTACAGCAACTGATGCTGCTGCAGCTGGCGATGCTATGACAGCTATGCAGGACCTCCTTGACGCTGGTGTTGGTGGTCAGTTCTCTATGCGTGGTGGTAAGAGAGGTGAGCACCCTGGTGCACATGCTTATCAGTACCAGTATTCTCTCGGTGTTGATAACTATGCAGAGTACACAGTTGTTCCTCACACTTTCTTCCAGTACTCTAAGATTCGTCTTGCATCTTCTTATGCAATCGACCAGAAGTGCTACGGTGGTGCTTGGGGTTCATTCACAGAGATGAAGACTGCAATGGTGCCAATCTTGAACCATTCTAAGGTAAACGCTATCCCTGAGATGAAGGCAGCTTACCTGACACTCTTCAATCAGCAGGCTGTTGAGGTAGCTGACGTTTATGGTCCTATGCCTTACCGCGAGTTGAAGACTAACCTTCAGGTAGGTCCTTATACATATAACAAGGTAGAGGATGTTTACAACGACGTTCTCGCTAACCTTGATACTGCAATCGCTTGTTTCCACTACTTCGATCAGAAGCCAGCTGCTTACAAGCAGAAGCTCGTTAACGAGTTTAAGACACGTTTCCTCGTGATGAATGAGGGTGGTGTTGCTGACGGTACAATGAAGAATTGGGCACGTTATGCAAACTCTCTTAAGCTTCGTCTTGCTATGCACCTCGTGAAGAGCGACCCTGCTCGCGCACAGAAGTTGGCTGAGGAGGCTGTTGCTGATGGCGTTATCGAGAGCGTAAGTCAGGAGGTTTCTATACGTCCAGGCGTACTCGGTTTCTCTAACCCATTGTGTGGTGTTGAGGATTGGGGTGATGCTCGTATGAGCGCAACTATGGAGATTGTTCTCAAGACCTTCGATCACCCTTGGTTGAAGTACCTCTTTGAGAAGAACTCTAACCAGATTAAGAACAACAAGACTGGTGAGATTACTAACACTGGCACACGTATCTGCGGTATTCGTACCGGTACACACCCAGGTGAGGGTCAGGGTTACGATGAGAACCAGTACATCGCTTTCAGTAAGTTGAGCGCACAGTATTTCAGCAATGCACCACTTCAGATTATGAAGTATGCAGAGGTTTGCTTCCTCCGTGCAGAGGGTGCACTCCGTGGTTGGAACATGGGTGGTTCAGCACAGCACTTCTATGAGCTCGGTATTCGCAATGCTAACTGCGAGGATCCTGAGATGAAGTCTATGGACGGTGAGAGCCCAACAGGTGCTTCTGGTGTAAACTGGTATGATGCTTGGGTTGATACTTACATGGCACAGGAGAACCCTGTAGCATACGTTTACAAGGATCCAACAGGTGACACACCTGACGCTGCTTCTCCTATCACCATCGGTGTGAAGTGGAACGACAGCGATTCACAGGAGACAAAGCTTGAGAAGATTATCACTCAGAAGTATATTGCAATTTATCCTAACGGTTTCGAGGCTTGGAACGACCTCCGTCGTACCGGCTATCCACGTAAGTTGGATGTTCTGAACATCGATGAGGCTGATGGTAGCCTCTTCCCTGGTGACATCATGCACCGTCTGCCATTCCCTGGCACACAGGACATCGCTACTAAGCAGGATGTTGACAACACTGGTATCCCAGCGTTGGGCGGTCCTGACAAGATGGCAACTCGTCTCTTCTGGGATAAGACTACATCTAACTTCTAA
- a CDS encoding SusC/RagA family TonB-linked outer membrane protein: MSIFKETKQKHLYFSAAFALSLALAPTGVYAGTNTSTAVQSVQQNGNHKVTGRVVDSAGEPLIGATVLVEGTTNGTVTDIDGNYTLNTTANAKLVFSYIGYAAQTIPVGGKGTIDVTLKEEANTMNEVVVTAMGIMRKEKSLTYATQQVKAEDLMKVQDPNAANSLEGKVAGITITPSAGGAGGASKIVLRGNRSILGNSSPLIVVDGVPMSNGIRGQQGMDASGFGSTGTSEGSDPLSLINPDDIESINVLKGANAAALYGSRAANGVIMITTKKGREGKVDINVTSNITFDSPLLTPKIQKVYGSTVDPTTGALSLNNWGGKIADRSSSDLILRSPLDERWVGYAEEQIGVDAQKNPIMARRHNVYLRNSAGDDVADFFRTGVTTNNSISLSGGTEIARTYVSLANSHATGMMRNNSYNRNSISFRQTYNFFKRLHIDASLNYTESKTKNRPGGGTVGNPLYHLYTTPQNINMDYYRDHYMISEGQWLSNPGSYYKLNGSNFAWTQGARTTLTGPQQEWAFLSHPNNNPYWLLNMANSQQKESRLFGTLQANIDIYDGLTFQARVNYSQLRYKNRSLRYATTFLPASMEDYGRFWDSDEKTTEFYTDYLLSYNKAFGDYSVSATAGFVGHTVKGESKGTDAVATYYDRLMRKLPTMVNYFDTSAGGYGVTNTDKSSNWDRSYLFTGQVGWKETVYLDASYRRDWYRPFRYFKQLGKIDTDNYGYFGVGANAIVSQLVKLPEWFNFLKYRVSYSSVGNSIPNKAYGAMSRNLQTGALSGNKYLDFSPIPEETGSFETGIESLFLNNRLSFDFTFYNTIVKNLYMELGSLGGSTELLNSAKVRNTGFETTIGYDFKFANKLRWRTSYNVSYNDNEILETGYDKDGTSRKYQQTVGEAKVIYQKGGSIGDIYAGDFLRDANGHIVLTAKGEPTFDKTGSNDRFLGNMNSKWQMGWTNTFNYKEFQLSFLINGRIGGKVLSLTEAYLDYIGASERTADARLNAEKNNIVATNYGNVPGMELNDGSGRIVPVQTYYQALGASSNPSSYLYNGTNFRLRELSLGYTFRDVFGQNRNLTLSFIARNLFFIYKDAPTDPDVSLSTQNGLGAFESFNMPSSRSFGFSLKANF, encoded by the coding sequence ATGAGTATCTTTAAAGAAACAAAGCAGAAGCATCTGTACTTCTCGGCTGCCTTTGCTCTATCATTGGCATTGGCACCTACAGGTGTCTACGCAGGTACAAACACCAGCACTGCAGTACAGTCTGTACAGCAGAATGGTAATCACAAAGTGACCGGTCGTGTCGTTGACTCTGCCGGCGAACCGCTTATTGGTGCTACCGTCCTCGTTGAGGGTACCACTAATGGCACAGTAACGGATATTGATGGTAACTACACCCTCAATACAACCGCAAATGCGAAGCTTGTCTTCTCTTACATCGGTTATGCTGCACAGACCATCCCTGTTGGTGGTAAGGGCACAATCGATGTTACATTGAAGGAGGAAGCTAACACCATGAATGAGGTCGTTGTTACCGCCATGGGTATTATGCGTAAGGAGAAGTCTCTTACCTACGCTACCCAGCAGGTGAAGGCAGAGGACCTTATGAAGGTGCAGGATCCTAACGCTGCTAACTCTCTCGAGGGTAAGGTGGCTGGTATTACAATTACACCAAGTGCCGGTGGTGCTGGTGGTGCTTCAAAGATTGTTCTTCGTGGTAACCGCTCAATCCTCGGTAACAGTTCTCCACTTATCGTTGTTGACGGTGTGCCAATGAGTAATGGTATTCGTGGTCAGCAGGGTATGGACGCTTCGGGCTTCGGTTCAACGGGTACATCTGAGGGCTCTGACCCATTGTCATTGATCAACCCAGACGATATCGAGTCAATCAACGTCCTCAAGGGTGCTAACGCTGCTGCGCTTTACGGTTCACGTGCTGCCAATGGTGTTATCATGATTACAACAAAGAAGGGTCGTGAGGGTAAGGTTGATATCAACGTTACTTCAAACATCACCTTCGACTCTCCATTGTTGACTCCAAAGATTCAGAAGGTTTACGGTTCTACCGTTGACCCAACAACAGGTGCGTTGTCATTGAACAACTGGGGCGGTAAGATTGCAGATCGTTCAAGCAGCGACCTCATCTTGCGTTCACCATTGGATGAGCGTTGGGTAGGTTATGCAGAGGAGCAGATTGGTGTTGACGCACAGAAGAACCCAATTATGGCACGTCGTCATAACGTTTACCTCCGTAATTCAGCAGGTGACGATGTGGCTGACTTCTTCCGTACAGGTGTGACAACTAACAACTCTATCTCACTCTCTGGTGGTACTGAGATTGCACGTACATACGTTTCTTTGGCAAACAGCCACGCAACTGGTATGATGCGTAACAACTCTTACAACCGTAACTCTATCAGCTTCCGTCAGACTTATAACTTCTTCAAGCGTCTACACATTGATGCTTCGCTGAACTATACTGAGTCTAAGACAAAGAACCGTCCTGGTGGTGGTACTGTTGGTAACCCACTTTACCATCTCTACACCACACCTCAGAACATCAACATGGATTACTACCGTGATCATTACATGATTTCAGAGGGTCAGTGGCTTTCTAACCCAGGTTCTTACTATAAGTTGAATGGTTCAAACTTCGCTTGGACACAGGGTGCCCGTACTACTCTTACTGGTCCTCAGCAGGAGTGGGCGTTCCTCTCTCATCCAAACAACAACCCATATTGGTTGTTGAATATGGCTAACAGCCAGCAGAAGGAGAGCCGTCTCTTCGGTACATTGCAGGCAAACATTGACATCTATGATGGTTTGACCTTCCAGGCACGTGTTAACTATAGCCAGTTGCGTTACAAGAATCGTTCTTTGCGTTACGCTACTACCTTCCTTCCTGCTTCTATGGAGGATTACGGACGTTTCTGGGATTCAGACGAGAAGACAACTGAGTTCTATACTGACTACCTCTTGTCTTATAATAAGGCATTCGGTGACTACTCTGTATCTGCAACAGCAGGTTTCGTTGGTCACACCGTTAAGGGTGAGTCAAAGGGTACAGACGCTGTAGCTACATACTATGATCGCCTTATGCGTAAGCTGCCTACAATGGTTAACTACTTCGATACCAGTGCAGGTGGCTATGGTGTAACAAACACTGACAAGAGCTCTAACTGGGACCGCTCTTACCTCTTCACTGGTCAGGTAGGTTGGAAGGAGACAGTTTACCTCGATGCTTCTTATCGTCGTGACTGGTACCGTCCATTCCGTTACTTCAAGCAGCTCGGTAAGATTGACACTGATAACTATGGTTACTTCGGTGTTGGTGCCAACGCTATCGTTAGCCAGTTGGTTAAGTTGCCAGAGTGGTTTAACTTCTTGAAGTATCGTGTTTCTTACTCTTCTGTAGGTAACTCTATTCCTAACAAGGCATACGGTGCGATGAGCCGCAACCTCCAGACAGGTGCACTCTCTGGTAACAAGTACCTCGATTTCTCTCCAATTCCTGAGGAGACAGGTTCTTTCGAGACTGGTATCGAGTCATTGTTCTTGAACAACCGTTTGAGCTTCGACTTCACATTCTATAATACAATTGTGAAGAATCTCTACATGGAGTTGGGTTCTCTCGGTGGTAGCACTGAGTTGTTGAACTCTGCTAAGGTTCGCAACACTGGTTTCGAGACAACTATCGGTTACGACTTCAAGTTTGCTAACAAGCTTCGTTGGCGTACTTCTTACAATGTATCATACAACGATAACGAGATTCTTGAGACTGGTTATGACAAGGATGGTACATCACGTAAGTATCAGCAGACTGTAGGTGAGGCTAAGGTTATCTACCAGAAGGGTGGTTCTATTGGTGACATCTATGCAGGTGACTTCTTGCGCGATGCTAATGGTCATATCGTTCTCACTGCTAAGGGTGAGCCTACATTTGATAAGACTGGTTCTAACGACCGTTTCCTCGGTAACATGAACTCTAAGTGGCAGATGGGTTGGACCAATACCTTTAATTATAAGGAGTTCCAGCTTTCATTCCTCATCAATGGCCGTATCGGTGGTAAGGTACTCTCTTTGACAGAGGCTTACCTTGACTATATCGGTGCTTCTGAGCGTACTGCTGATGCTCGTTTGAACGCAGAGAAGAACAATATCGTAGCTACTAACTATGGTAACGTTCCAGGTATGGAACTCAACGATGGTAGCGGACGTATCGTTCCTGTTCAGACTTACTATCAGGCACTTGGTGCATCAAGCAACCCATCATCTTACCTCTACAACGGAACTAACTTCCGTCTCCGTGAGCTTTCATTGGGTTACACCTTCCGTGATGTCTTCGGTCAGAACCGTAACTTGACACTCTCATTCATCGCTCGTAACCTGTTCTTCATCTATAAGGATGCACCAACGGACCCAGACGTATCTCTGTCTACACAGAATGGTCTCGGAGCGTTTGAGAGCTTCAATATGCCATCTTCACGTTCATTCGGTTTCTCATTGAAGGCTAACTTCTAA
- a CDS encoding GEVED domain-containing protein, whose protein sequence is MNKKFTLSAWVVAAMLSMAPMGVAAQTNMSPTASTQIYDLSKLGDQTLLENFAKLIEQGRKYPTDADLEAWGIKDEVEFIRTHVKKRNIESRNDRLIQDTYENRNLFMNIPGGAGKNLGGYPSSTFANDNFSMWNYTNLFGAWNYGLFQAPGSWADAAHRNGTSIFAGIKFFDHTTGGAANSWQSFIMTRNDDGSFRYTHPIINCMRFLGFDGINYNWESTSNYQNSNNVAFHKELYKIAKEEGFNDFKIMYYTNSSNLTGWSTGYMWGPNQNERISEVMLNYSNSDFSWNMDNSVKEAEKTMGSADGLYAGVWIVSMNRRWNGLNSTDATKRCGICLWGEHAESRFWSYNTGGDAMSRMHNYQEYLERAFSGGKRNPLDRPAISNIGNEVEAHGGVPALSNFAGLASWIPERTAISGNLPFATHFNTGAGERYHYKGKKTAGSWYNMSAQDLVPTYRWMVVQPGTETASFDVQPSFTNEDAYNGGAALRLKGVNNATATDVVLFKTNLTPSAGKVVAKVAIKTGKAGNTDSKLSLIVRVNGSWKAYELGNTESASWAEKKVELNDIAVGQKIERIGLRVKNATPDYDVLVGKLELNDDVTATPANVKNLTVQVKEETKSSLSVKAIWGIDKEAGNNPTVYNDEANIDHFEILYKNGENGKVSEVGRTSQWATYIPNIQFTSAADKPYIGVRSVSTDLKTYSKVQWIAVPRADQSQLPAQQEESYGTVELDESAAGASIARQVRYVKRFITEGGTKNIDYTATGPAGNQTNYVDATADHELIVEQGKTVTVKLQGYQAFDGTDGNHDDLRWCMGKAWMDFNGDKQFNPENLTENPSEGECVVFFGKVRQGVLDQVSKLNEYTFTVPTDAKPGKSRIRLVFCDAWFQGGLTPTGKFNKGFAIDFAVTITGSNPARGAKADTHDQGVADEPELLEGGSTNIASSAVGGASQLTVAGGKVVFQNVERAWVFSTDGQTVKSLVNPKSFNTNELPAGVYLVKMQNNNVIRTQKITIK, encoded by the coding sequence ATGAATAAAAAATTTACTCTTAGTGCGTGGGTAGTAGCAGCAATGTTGTCTATGGCACCAATGGGTGTTGCAGCTCAGACAAATATGTCTCCTACAGCTTCTACGCAAATCTACGACCTTTCAAAACTTGGTGACCAGACTTTGTTGGAGAACTTTGCAAAGTTGATTGAGCAGGGTCGCAAATATCCTACAGATGCCGACCTTGAGGCATGGGGCATCAAGGACGAGGTTGAGTTTATCCGTACTCACGTGAAGAAGCGCAATATCGAATCACGTAATGACCGTCTTATTCAGGACACTTACGAGAATCGTAACCTCTTCATGAATATTCCTGGTGGTGCAGGTAAGAACCTCGGTGGTTATCCTTCAAGCACATTTGCTAACGATAACTTCTCAATGTGGAACTATACCAACCTCTTCGGTGCATGGAACTACGGTTTGTTCCAGGCTCCAGGTTCTTGGGCTGATGCTGCTCACCGTAACGGTACAAGCATCTTCGCCGGTATTAAGTTCTTCGATCATACAACAGGTGGTGCGGCTAATAGCTGGCAGAGCTTTATTATGACAAGAAATGATGATGGTTCTTTCCGCTATACACATCCAATCATCAACTGTATGCGCTTCCTCGGTTTCGATGGTATCAACTATAACTGGGAGAGCACAAGCAACTATCAGAACTCTAATAACGTTGCATTCCACAAGGAGCTTTACAAGATTGCGAAGGAAGAAGGTTTCAACGACTTCAAGATCATGTATTATACAAACAGCTCAAACTTGACTGGATGGAGTACAGGTTATATGTGGGGTCCAAACCAGAACGAGCGTATCTCTGAGGTGATGTTGAACTATTCTAATAGCGACTTCAGCTGGAATATGGATAACTCTGTAAAGGAGGCTGAAAAGACAATGGGTTCTGCTGACGGTCTATACGCTGGTGTATGGATTGTAAGTATGAATAGAAGATGGAATGGTCTTAACAGCACAGATGCTACTAAGCGTTGTGGTATCTGTCTTTGGGGTGAGCATGCTGAGAGTCGTTTCTGGAGCTATAACACTGGTGGCGACGCTATGTCTCGTATGCATAACTATCAGGAGTATCTTGAGCGTGCCTTCTCTGGTGGTAAGCGTAACCCATTGGATCGTCCTGCTATCAGCAATATAGGTAATGAGGTTGAGGCACATGGTGGTGTACCAGCATTGTCTAACTTCGCTGGTCTTGCTTCTTGGATCCCAGAGCGTACAGCTATCTCTGGCAATCTTCCTTTCGCTACCCACTTCAATACGGGTGCTGGTGAGCGTTATCACTATAAGGGAAAGAAGACAGCTGGCTCTTGGTACAATATGTCTGCACAGGACTTAGTTCCAACTTATCGTTGGATGGTTGTTCAGCCAGGTACAGAGACCGCAAGCTTTGACGTACAGCCTTCATTCACTAATGAGGATGCTTACAACGGTGGTGCAGCACTTCGCTTGAAGGGCGTTAACAACGCAACTGCTACAGACGTTGTTCTCTTTAAGACTAACCTCACTCCTTCTGCTGGTAAGGTAGTTGCTAAGGTAGCTATCAAGACTGGTAAGGCTGGTAATACAGACTCAAAACTTTCTCTCATCGTTCGCGTGAACGGTTCATGGAAGGCTTACGAATTGGGTAACACCGAGAGTGCAAGCTGGGCAGAGAAGAAGGTTGAGCTGAACGATATCGCTGTTGGTCAGAAGATCGAGCGTATCGGTTTGCGCGTTAAGAACGCTACTCCTGACTACGATGTTCTCGTTGGTAAGCTCGAGCTCAATGATGACGTGACAGCTACACCAGCAAATGTAAAGAACTTGACCGTTCAGGTGAAGGAAGAAACTAAGTCTTCTCTCTCTGTTAAGGCTATTTGGGGTATCGATAAGGAGGCTGGTAACAACCCAACTGTTTACAACGATGAGGCTAATATCGACCACTTCGAGATTCTCTATAAGAATGGTGAGAATGGTAAGGTGTCTGAGGTAGGACGTACTTCACAGTGGGCTACTTACATTCCTAACATTCAGTTCACAAGTGCTGCAGACAAACCATACATTGGTGTACGTTCAGTAAGTACTGACTTGAAGACCTATTCAAAGGTTCAGTGGATTGCTGTTCCACGTGCTGACCAGTCTCAGCTCCCTGCACAGCAGGAAGAGTCATACGGTACTGTTGAGTTGGATGAGTCTGCTGCTGGTGCAAGTATCGCACGTCAGGTACGTTATGTAAAGAGATTTATCACTGAGGGTGGTACCAAGAACATCGACTATACAGCAACAGGTCCTGCAGGCAATCAGACTAACTATGTTGATGCAACAGCTGACCACGAGTTAATCGTTGAGCAGGGCAAGACTGTCACTGTGAAACTTCAGGGTTATCAGGCTTTTGATGGTACAGATGGTAACCACGATGACCTTCGTTGGTGTATGGGTAAGGCTTGGATGGATTTCAACGGCGACAAGCAGTTTAATCCTGAGAACCTTACAGAGAATCCATCTGAGGGTGAGTGCGTAGTATTCTTTGGTAAGGTTCGTCAGGGTGTCTTGGATCAGGTATCTAAGTTGAATGAGTACACCTTCACTGTTCCTACAGATGCTAAGCCAGGTAAGAGCCGTATTCGTCTCGTATTCTGTGATGCATGGTTCCAGGGTGGTTTGACACCAACTGGTAAGTTCAATAAGGGCTTCGCTATCGACTTTGCTGTAACCATCACTGGTTCTAATCCAGCTCGTGGTGCTAAGGCTGATACCCACGATCAGGGTGTTGCTGATGAGCCAGAGTTGCTCGAGGGTGGTTCTACTAATATTGCTTCTTCTGCTGTTGGCGGTGCTTCACAGCTCACAGTTGCAGGTGGTAAGGTAGTATTCCAGAACGTTGAGCGCGCATGGGTATTCTCTACTGACGGTCAGACCGTGAAGAGCTTGGTTAATCCAAAGTCATTCAACACAAATGAGTTGCCAGCAGGTGTTTACCTCGTTAAGATGCAGAACAACAATGTTATCCGTACACAGAAAATTACAATTAAGTAA